One part of the Dermacentor andersoni chromosome 2, qqDerAnde1_hic_scaffold, whole genome shotgun sequence genome encodes these proteins:
- the LOC126539928 gene encoding uncharacterized protein: MCVFGSVVVVIGAFLLHTLGENKYDLYAAMEPQSGYGPKEPDVYSRYVAFLTERNAGPSVKQQLATKQSHPNPSPASQSAKADHAGLPSCELPVPAPSTVDRWKSADALGAMERADTAADASALHTTTAPSGLTLEEDAHRTGNAATVATTTLAETNMAATLSEAKDSGTFSSKKMSKVSH; this comes from the exons CCTGCTTCACACCTTGGGCGAGAATAAATAC GACCTGTATGCTGCCATGGAACCTCAGTCAGGGTACGGGCCAAAGGAGCCCGATGTGTACTCCCGCTACGTGGCCTTCCTGACCGAACGAAATGCCGGGCCGAGCGTCAAACAGCAGCTGGCTACGAAGCAGTCGCATCCCAATCCGTCCCCGGCATCGCAGAGTGCGAAGGCCGATCACGCTGGCCTTCCGTCTTGCGAGCTGCCTGTACCTGCGCCAAGCACGGTCGATCGATGGAAGTCCGCCGACGCACTCGGTGCAATGGAACGAGCGGACACGGCAGCCGACGCCTCCGCGCTGCACACGACCACAGCACCCAGCGGGCTCACCCTTGAGGAGGACGCCCATCGCACGGGAAACGCGGCGACGGTGGCTACGACGACCCTCGCAGAAACGAACATGGCAGCGACGTTGAGCGAGGCGAAGGACTCGGGGACTTTCTCTTCGAAGAAGATGAGCAAAGTGTCCCACTGA